One Phaseolus vulgaris cultivar G19833 chromosome 4, P. vulgaris v2.0, whole genome shotgun sequence DNA window includes the following coding sequences:
- the LOC137836679 gene encoding putative disease resistance RPP13-like protein 1: MAAAFVGGALLSAFLKVAFDRLASPQVLDFFRRRKLDEKLLANLNIKLHSINALADDAELKQLTDPHVKAWLVAVKEAVFDAEDLLGEIDYELTRCQVKAQSKPQTCTYKVSNIFNSIFTPFNKKIEFGMKEVLEKLEYLANQKGDLRLKEGTYSGDGSVSNMPQKLPSSSLVVESVIYGRDADKDIIFNWLTSETDNPNQPSILSIVGMGGLGKTTLAQHVYSDPKIEDAKFDIKAWVCVSDHFHVLTMTRTILEAITNEKDDSVNLQMVHKKLKEKLSGKKFLLVLDDVWNERPAEWEAVRTPLSYGAPGSRILVTTRSEKVASSMRSEVHLLKQLGEDECWKVFENHALKDGGIELNDELMKVGRRIVEKCKGLPLALKTIGRLLSTKSSISDWKNILESNIWELPKEHSEIIPALFLSYRHLPSHLKRCFAYCALFPKDYEFVKEELIFLWMAQNFLLSPQQIRHPEEVGEEYFNDLLSRCFFNQSSIVGRFVMHDLLNDLAKYVCADFCFRLKFDNEKCMPKTTRNFSFEFCDVKSFDGFESLTDAKRLRSFLPIPEACRGRWHFKISIHDLFSKIKFIRVLSFRGCLDLREVPDSVGDLKHLQSLDLSCTGIQKLPDSICLLYNLLILKLSSCSMLEEFPLNLHKLTKLRCLEFEGTKVRKMPMHFGELKNLRVLNPVFVDRNSELSTKQLGGLNQHGRLSINDVQNISNPLDALGANMKDKHLVELELQWKWDHIPDDARKENEVLQNLQPSNHLENLSMSNYSGTKFPSWVSDNSLSNLVFLELRNCKYCLCLPSLGLLSSLKTLEIEGFDGIVSVGAEFYGSNSSFASLERLEFRNMKEWEEWECKTTSFPRLEWLSVYECPKLKGTKVVVSDELRISGNSMDTSHTDCPQFKSFLFPSLTTLDITNCPEVELFPDGGLPLNIKHISLSSLKLIASLRDKLDPNTSLQTLSMRYLELECFPDEVLLPRSLTSLIIYNCSNLKKMHCKGLCHLSSLILEDCPSLECLPAEGLPKSISSLIIVNCPLIKERCRNPDGEDWGKIAHIQKLYVQN; this comes from the coding sequence ATGGCAGCAGCATTTGTTGGTGGTGCTCTTCTTTCGGCCTTTCTTAAGGTTGCGTTCGACAGGCTCGCTTCTCCTCAAGTTCTAGACTTCTTTCGTAGAAGAAAACTTGATGAGAAACTGCTCGCCAATTTGAACATCAAGCTGCATTCCATAAATGCTCTCGCTGATGATGCTGAACTAAAGCAGCTCACAGATCCACACGTCAAAGCATGGCTTGTTGCTGTCAAAGAGGCTGTCTTTGATGCAGAGGATCTGTTGGGTGAAATAGACTATGAACTCACCAGATGCCAAGTCAAAGCTCAATCCAAACCTCAAACCTGTACTTACAAGGTATCAAATATCTTCAACTCTATTTTCACTCCATTTAACAAGAAAATTGAATTTGGGATGAAAGAAGTCCTAGAGAAACTAGAATATCTTGCAAACCAAAAGGGTGATCTTCGTTTGAAGGAGGGTACTTATTCTGGTGATGGATCAGTTAGTAACATGCCACAAAAATTGCCATCATCTTCTTTGGTGGTAGAAAGTGTTATTTATGGGAGAGATGCTGATAaagatataatatttaattggCTCACATCTGAAACTGACAATCCTAACCAACCATCAATACTTTCTATTGTGGGCATGGGTGGCTTGGGTAAGACCACCCTGGCCCAGCATGTGTACAGTGATCCTAAGATCGAAGATGCAAAATTTGATATCAAAGCATGGGTTTGTGTTTCTGatcattttcatgttttgaCCATGACAAGAACAATTCTTGAGGCAATCACAAATGAAAAAGATGATAGTGTTAACCTACAAATGGTTCACAAAAAACTGAAAGAAAAATTGTCAGGAAAGAAATTTCTTCTTGTTTTGGATGATGTTTGGAACGAAAGACCAGCAGAATGGGAAGCTGTGCGAACTCCTCTTAGCTATGGGGCTCCAGGAAGTAGAATTCTTGTCACAACTCGCAGTGAGAAAGTTGCTTCTAGCATGAGGTCTGAAGTGCATCTTCTAAAGCAATTAGGAGAGGATGAAtgctggaaagtttttgaaaatcatgCATTAAAAGATGGTGGTATTGAATTGAATGATGAGTTAATGAAGGTTGGTAGAAGAATAGTTGAGAAGTGCAAGGGATTACCTCTAGCTCTGAAAACAATTGGACGTCTTTTGAGCACAAAGTCATCCATTTCAGATTGGAAGAACATATTGGAAAGTAACATATGGGAGCTACCAAAAGAACACAGTGAAATTATTCCTGCGTTATTTTTGAGCTATCGCCATCTTCCTTCTCATCTTAAAAGGTGCTTTGCTTATTGTGCCTTATTCCCCAAAGATTATGAGTTCGTGAAGGAGGAGTTAATTTTTTTGTGGATGGCCCAAAATTTTCTACTGAGTCCACAACAGATTAGACATCCAGAAGAAGTTGGTGAAGAGTACTTCAATGATCTACTGTCAAGGTGTTTTTTTAACCAATCAAGCATCGTAGGACGTTTCGTCATGCATGACCTTCTGAATGATTTGGCAAAATATGTATGTGCGGATTTCTGTTTCAGGTTGAAATTTGATAATGAAAAATGTATGCCGAAAACAACCCGtaatttttcatttgaattctGTGACGTCAAAAGTTTTGATGGTTTTGAGAGTTTAACTGATGCTAAAAGACTTCGTTCATTTCTTCCTATCCCAGAAGCTTGCAGAGGTAGGTGGCATTTCAAGATTTCGATACATGatttgttttccaaaataaagtttatacGCGTGTTATCTTTTCGTGGTTGTTTAGACCTTAGAGAGGTCCCAGATTCTGTAGGTGATCTTAAACATCTCCAATCGTTAGATCTTTCGTGTACTGGGATACAAAAGCTACCTGACTCGATATGTTTGCTCTATAACTTATTAATACTGAAGTTGAGCTCTTGTTCAATGTTGGAGGAGTTTCCCTTAAATTTGCATAAGCTTACCAAATTGCGTTGCCTGGAATTTGAAGGTACAAAAGTGAGAAAGATGCCAATGCATTTTGGAGAATTGAAGAATCTTCGAGTACTAAATCCGGTTTTTGTGGACAGAAATAGTGAGCTAAGTACTAAACAGCTGGGAGGACTCAATCAACATGGTAGGCTATCAATCAATGACGTGCAGAATATTTCCAATCCTTTGGATGCATTAGGAGCAAATATGAAAGATAAACACCTTGTGGAGCTAGAATTACAATGGAAGTGGGACCACATCCCTGATGATGCAAggaaagaaaatgaagtacttCAGAATCTACAACCTTCCAATCACTTGGAGAATTTGTCAATGAGTAACTACAGTGGTACAAAATTCCCAAGTTGGGTATCCGATAATTCATTATCAAATCTGGTGTTCTTAGAGTTGAGGAACTGTAAATACTGCCTATGTTTGCCTTCCCTTGGACTTTTGTCATCACTGAAGACCCTTGAGATTGAAGGGTTTGATGGAATAGTGAGCGTTGGTGCTGAATTTTATGGGAGCAACTCTTCGTTTGCATCCTTGGAGAGGTTGGAATTCAGGAATATGAAGGAATGGGAAGAATGGGAGTGTAAAACTACTTCTTTTCCACGTCTTGAATGGCTTTCTGTGTATGAATGTCCGAAACTGAAAGGTACGAAAGTAGTTGTTAGTGATGAGCTCAGAATTAGCGGAAACAGTATGGACACATCGCATACTGATTGCCCTCAATTTAAATCATTCCTGTTTCCGTCCCTTACTACTTTGGACATAACTAATTGTCCAGAAGTGGAGTTGTTCCCAGATGGAGGTTTGccattaaatataaaacatatctCTCTTTCATCTTTAAAACTTATCGCCTCCTTGAGAGACAAATTGGATCCCAACACATCTCTTCAAACCTTGTCTATGAGATATTTGGAGCTGGAGTGTTTTCCCGATGAAGTTTTGCTGCCACGCTCTCTCACCTCTCTAATAATCTATAATTGTTCAAATCTTAAAAAGATGCACTGCAAGGGTCTCTGCCACCTCTCCTCTCTCATACTTGAGGATTGTCCCAGCCTTGAATGCTTACCAGCGGAGGGTCTCCCCAAATCCATCTCTTCTCTTATAATCGTGAATTGTCCATTGATCAAGGAGCGTTGTCGGAATCCAGATGGCGAAGACTGGGGAAAGATTGCTCACATCCAAAAACTGTATGTTCAAAATTAG
- the LOC137836715 gene encoding pentatricopeptide repeat-containing protein At5g40400-like: MIRRPSIYLPTLFQSFSNSTFTDKTLLFSSSTLITLHDSHSKRTLSPFYNLLPPTQNPNNVVNLISSILKHKSSHLSLLQSNEIKGILPQLGPHEISRVLLRCQSDHSSALTFFNWVKNDLNITPTVQNYCVILHVLAWSRVFSQAMELLAELIQMVEVEGVCASSNEGIYENLVRCTEDCNWNPVIFDMLVKAYVKVGMVEKALETFRRNIETRLIPNVIACNCLLSGLSRFNYITQCWEVYEEMGRLGVQRNAYTFNIMTHVLCKDGDTDKVTGFLEKMEEEGFEPDLVTYNTLVNSYCKKRRLEDAFYLYKIMYVRGVMPNLITYTTLMNGLCEEGKVKEAHQLFHQMVHRGIAPDIVSYNTLVCGYCRHGEMQMCRSILYEMIGNRICPDSITCRVIVDGYARDGKLLSALNTVEELKRFRIKIPEEVYDYLVVALCKEGKPFAARSFLHRISEDGYTPKMNTYNKLVESLCEFNNEEEALILKSDMENKSMKVNAAAYRAVIICLCRVKRTVEAEVLLEEIIGSDMLPDVEISRALIKGYCEENKVDKAVSLLKLFAKEFQVYDTESYNAVVKVFCDVGNVTELMEVEDKLLKVGYVPNKLTCRHVIHGLQKAMELDDEILNHSLS, from the coding sequence ATGATTCGTCGACCTTCAATTTATCTTCCCACACTGTTTCaatcattctccaactcaactTTCACCGATAAAAcccttcttttttcttcttctactcTCATCACTCTTCATGATTCTCACTCCAAACGCACTTTGAGTCCCTTTTACAATCTTCTGCCTCCCACCCAGAACCCCAACAACGTCGTAAACCTCATCTCCTCCATCCTCAAACACAAAAGTtcccacctttcccttctccaAAGTAATGAAATCAAAGGGATTCTCCCCCAGTTGGGTCCCCATGAAATTTCAAGGGTCTTGCTCAGATGCCAGTCTGATCACTCTTCAGCCCTCACTTTCTTCAATTGGGTTAAAAATGATTTGAATATCACGCCAACAGTGCAAAACTACTGTGTAATTCTTCATGTACTTGCTTGGTCTAGAGTGTTCTCTCAGGCCATGGAGTTATTGGCTGAATTGATACAAATGGTTGAGGTTGAGGGTGTTTGTGCTTCTTCAAATGAGGGCATTTATGAGAATCTTGTGCGCTGTACTGAGGACTGTAATTGGAACCCTGTGATATTTGATATGCTCGTCAAGGCTTATGTGAAGGTGGGAATGGTTGAGAAGGCTTTGGAAACTTTTAGGAGGAACATTGAGACTCGTCTTATCCCCAATGTGATTGCTTGCAATTGTTTGCTGAGTGGGTTGTCTAGGTTTAATTACATTACTCAATGTTGGGAAGTGTATGAAGAGATGGGAAGACTTGGAGTACAGAGGAATGCTTATACTTTCAATATTATGACCCATGTTTTATGTAAAGATGGAGATACAGATAAGGTGACAGGGTTCTTGGAGAAGATGGAGGAGGAAGGATTTGAACCTGATTTGGTTACATATAACACACTTGTTAACAGTTATTGTAAGAAGAGGAGATTGGAGGATGCTTTTTATCTATACAAGATCATGTATGTCAGAGGTGTGATGCCTAATTTGATCACATATACAACCTTGATGAATGGTCTTTGCGAAGAAGGGAAGGTCAAGGAGGCTCATCAGCTTTTTCATCAGATGGTTCACAGAGGTATAGCTCCAGATATTGTGTCTTATAATACTCTTGTGTGTGGCTATTGCAGACATGGTGAGATGCAAATGTGTAGATCAATATTGTATGAAATGATAGGAAATAGGATTTGTCCTGACAGCATCACTTGTCGGGTTATAGTTGATGGATATGCCAGGGATGGAAAACTTCTTTCAGCCTTGAATACTGTTGAGGAGCTTAAGAGATTTAGAATTAAGATTCCTGAAGAAGTATATGATTATCTTGTAGTTGCACTGTGTAAGGAAGGTAAGCCATTTGCTGCTAGAAGTTTTCTGCATAGGATATCTGAGGATGGTTATACACCTAAAATGAACACATACAATAAACTGGTTGAGTCTCTATGTGAATTCAATAATGAGGAAGAAGCATTAATTTTGAAATCTGATATGGAAAATAAGAGCATGAAAGTGAATGCTGCTGCCTATAGAGCTGTTATAATCTGTTTGTGTAGAGTAAAGAGGACTGTGGAAGCTGAAGTTTTGTTGGAGGAAATTATTGGTTCAGATATGTTACCTGATGTAGAAATAAGCAGGGCATTAATAAAAGGGTATTGTGAGGAAAATAAGGTTGATAAAGCTGTGTCCTTGTTGAAACTCTTTGCCAAGGAGTTTCAAGTTTATGATACTGAAAGCTACAATGCAGTTGTTAAAGTGTTTTGTGATGTTGGGAATGTGACAGAGTTGATGGAGGTTGAGGATAAGCTGCTGAAAGTGGGGTATGTTCCTAACAAGTTAACATGCAGGCATGTGATCCATGGATTGCAGAAAGCTATGGAGCTAGATGATGAGATTTTGAACCATAGTTTGTCTTAG